In Geminocystis sp. NIES-3708, a single window of DNA contains:
- a CDS encoding 3'(2'),5'-bisphosphate nucleotidase, translating to MGYKTEKETAIFAVIQAAKLCQQVCQEIPPALAKQDKSPVTVADFGSQAIICKALKEVFPDTSIVGEEDAQELRQDINQDTVAKITHYVQNIIPNATSNDILDWIDYGNGTITNRFWTLDPIDGTKGFLRQDQYAIALALIEDGEVKLGILGCPALSLNDGEKGLIFVAVKGEGSYKMTLTGKNATKLQVVSNDDISRLRFVEGVEANHGNQEKQNAIAKAVGITSDSIRVDSQAKYGIVAAGEAALYLRLPSPKYPDYRENIWDHAAGSIVVEEAGGKVTDMTGKPLEFATANKMNDNRGVVVSNGLIHDLVIKALNN from the coding sequence ATGGGCTATAAAACAGAAAAAGAAACTGCTATTTTTGCTGTAATTCAAGCGGCTAAATTATGTCAACAAGTTTGTCAAGAGATTCCCCCAGCGTTGGCAAAACAAGATAAAAGTCCAGTTACGGTGGCAGATTTCGGTTCTCAGGCTATAATTTGTAAAGCATTAAAAGAAGTTTTTCCTGATACTTCCATTGTTGGTGAGGAAGATGCCCAAGAATTGAGACAAGATATTAACCAAGATACTGTAGCAAAAATTACTCACTATGTACAAAATATTATTCCTAATGCTACTTCTAATGACATTTTAGATTGGATAGATTATGGAAATGGGACTATTACTAATCGTTTTTGGACTTTAGATCCTATTGATGGCACAAAAGGGTTTTTACGTCAAGATCAATATGCGATCGCTTTAGCCTTAATTGAAGATGGAGAGGTAAAATTAGGAATTTTAGGATGTCCTGCTTTAAGTTTAAATGATGGTGAAAAAGGATTAATTTTCGTTGCGGTGAAAGGAGAAGGTAGTTATAAAATGACTTTAACAGGAAAGAATGCAACTAAATTACAGGTAGTTTCTAATGATGACATTAGTCGTTTACGTTTTGTAGAAGGAGTTGAAGCCAATCATGGCAATCAAGAAAAACAAAATGCTATTGCCAAAGCTGTGGGTATCACCTCCGATTCTATCAGAGTAGATTCTCAGGCTAAATATGGTATTGTCGCAGCTGGAGAAGCGGCTTTATATCTTAGATTACCTTCCCCTAAATATCCTGATTATAGAGAAAATATATGGGATCATGCCGCTGGTTCGATTGTAGTGGAAGAAGCAGGTGGAAAAGTTACAGATATGACAGGTAAACCCTTAGAATTTGCCACTGCCAATAAAATGAATGATAATAGAGGAGTCGTAGTAAGTAATGGCTTAATTCATGATTTAGTCATTAAAGCCTTAAACAATTAA
- the dnaK gene encoding molecular chaperone DnaK, producing MGKVIGIDLGTTNSCVAVLEGGKPIVITNQEGSRTTPSIVGFGKGNQRLVGQLAKRQAVTNAENTVYSIKRFIGQRWEETEDDRKRVTYNCVMGKDHTVCVDIQGKSYTTQEISAMILQKLKTDAETFLGEAVTQAVITVPAYFTDAQRQATKDAGVIAGLEVMRIINEPTAAALAYGLDKQDEDQHVLVFDLGGGTFDVSILQLGNGIFEVVSTSGNNQLGGDDFDAVIVDWLIIKFKQQEGIDLRSDKMALQRLREAAEKAKIELSNMAETSINLPFITADESGPKHLELELSRPQLEELIAELVADITHPMEQALKDSGLSRDQIARIVLVGGSTRTPAISEQIEKYFGKNIPIDRSINPDEAVALGAAVQGGVLGGEVRNLLLLDVTPLSLGLETLGEVFTKVIERNTTIPTSRSQVFSTAIDGQSSVEVHVLQGERSMVKDNKSLGKFLLTGIPPAPRGVPQIEVSFDIDVDGILKVSAKDKGTGQEQSILITNTGALSSSEIDTMKNEAERFAVEDRRRVDLVEIKKQLDSLMYSYELTLDKNPHLISADLKNQIEIGKRKVDEAIESPLIPVRQVEELMSDFRNLVVNIGAQAYQSVQNPTIISSFEGEGNTLYESLDNDDGDDEFKSIEDEILSGLSQISEDPNDFDFDYDKDETITGDYETVD from the coding sequence ATGGGAAAGGTCATCGGAATAGATTTAGGAACAACCAATAGTTGTGTAGCCGTTTTAGAAGGGGGCAAACCCATTGTCATAACCAATCAAGAAGGGTCTCGAACCACACCGAGTATTGTCGGTTTTGGAAAGGGAAATCAACGATTGGTTGGTCAACTGGCAAAAAGACAAGCTGTAACTAATGCTGAAAATACAGTGTACAGTATTAAGCGTTTTATTGGTCAACGATGGGAAGAAACAGAAGATGATCGTAAAAGAGTTACCTATAATTGCGTTATGGGAAAAGATCATACTGTTTGTGTGGATATTCAAGGCAAAAGTTATACCACGCAAGAAATTTCCGCGATGATTTTGCAAAAGTTGAAAACCGATGCCGAAACTTTCTTAGGAGAAGCAGTGACTCAGGCGGTGATTACTGTTCCTGCTTACTTTACTGATGCCCAAAGACAAGCTACAAAGGACGCTGGGGTGATAGCTGGTTTAGAAGTGATGCGTATTATTAATGAACCCACAGCAGCCGCTTTAGCTTATGGTTTAGATAAACAAGACGAAGATCAACACGTTTTAGTTTTTGATTTAGGTGGTGGAACTTTTGACGTTTCCATTTTACAGTTAGGTAATGGTATTTTTGAAGTTGTCTCTACTTCTGGGAATAATCAACTGGGAGGAGATGACTTTGATGCAGTGATTGTAGATTGGTTAATTATTAAATTTAAACAACAAGAAGGTATTGATTTACGTTCAGATAAAATGGCTTTGCAACGTCTGCGAGAAGCCGCAGAAAAAGCAAAAATAGAGCTATCTAATATGGCAGAAACTTCCATCAACTTACCTTTTATTACGGCTGATGAAAGTGGTCCAAAACATTTAGAGTTAGAGTTATCTCGTCCTCAGTTAGAAGAATTGATAGCGGAGTTGGTCGCAGATATAACTCATCCGATGGAACAAGCATTAAAAGATTCTGGTTTAAGTCGAGATCAAATTGCTCGTATCGTGTTAGTGGGTGGCTCAACTCGTACCCCTGCCATTTCTGAGCAAATTGAAAAGTATTTTGGAAAAAATATCCCTATTGATAGATCTATTAATCCTGACGAAGCTGTAGCTTTAGGAGCGGCTGTTCAAGGAGGCGTATTGGGGGGAGAAGTGAGAAACTTATTATTGTTAGATGTAACTCCTTTATCTTTGGGATTAGAAACCCTTGGGGAAGTTTTCACAAAAGTTATAGAAAGAAATACCACCATTCCCACGAGTCGTTCTCAGGTATTTTCTACTGCTATTGATGGACAAAGTTCAGTAGAAGTACACGTATTACAGGGTGAGAGGTCGATGGTTAAGGATAATAAAAGTTTAGGGAAATTTTTATTGACAGGTATTCCTCCTGCCCCTAGGGGAGTTCCACAAATTGAGGTATCTTTTGATATTGATGTGGATGGTATTTTAAAAGTATCAGCTAAGGATAAAGGTACAGGGCAAGAACAAAGTATTTTGATTACTAATACTGGGGCTTTAAGTTCTTCGGAAATTGATACGATGAAAAATGAAGCCGAAAGATTTGCGGTAGAAGATCGCCGTAGAGTAGATTTGGTGGAAATCAAGAAACAATTAGATAGCTTGATGTATAGTTATGAGTTAACTTTAGACAAAAACCCTCATCTAATCAGTGCGGACTTAAAAAATCAAATCGAAATTGGTAAACGCAAGGTTGATGAAGCCATTGAATCTCCATTAATTCCTGTTAGACAGGTAGAAGAATTAATGAGTGATTTTCGTAACTTAGTAGTTAATATAGGCGCTCAAGCTTATCAATCAGTTCAAAATCCGACTATTATTAGTAGTTTTGAAGGAGAAGGAAATACTCTTTATGAGTCTTTAGATAATGATGATGGTGATGATGAATTTAAGAGCATTGAAGATGAAATTTTGAGCGGTTTAAGTCAAATTTCTGAAGATCCTAATGATTTTGATTTTGACTATGATAAAGATGAGACCATCACAGGTGATTATGAAACCGTTGATTAA
- the grpE gene encoding nucleotide exchange factor GrpE codes for MSESENASTVSETDFESDRADNESVNEEANDNSTQEANTSEDTNIESQTDSEDSVVNESPIDEATQTHITSLEAEIASLKAQLEVQTEQNKNIQGQFMRLTADFDNFRRRTTKEKEELELIIKKKTINELLPVVDNFERARTQIKPANDGEMNIHKSYQGVYKTFVDSLKKIGVSAMRPEGESFDPNYHEAMLREPTDEHEEGIVMEQLVRGYMLNDLVLRHAMVKVAAPPENNSEEAETTNDVSESN; via the coding sequence GTGTCTGAATCAGAAAATGCCTCCACAGTATCCGAAACTGATTTTGAATCAGATCGAGCCGATAATGAGTCAGTGAATGAAGAGGCAAATGATAATTCTACCCAAGAAGCAAACACTTCAGAAGATACAAACATTGAATCACAAACGGATTCAGAGGATTCTGTGGTGAATGAATCTCCAATAGATGAAGCCACACAAACTCATATTACTTCTTTAGAAGCAGAAATTGCCTCGTTAAAAGCACAATTAGAAGTCCAAACTGAACAAAATAAGAATATTCAAGGTCAATTTATGCGCTTAACCGCAGATTTTGATAATTTCCGCCGCCGCACAACTAAGGAAAAAGAAGAACTAGAGTTAATCATCAAGAAAAAAACGATCAATGAATTATTACCCGTAGTGGATAATTTTGAACGAGCTAGAACTCAAATTAAACCAGCTAATGACGGGGAAATGAATATTCATAAAAGCTATCAAGGAGTTTATAAAACTTTTGTAGATAGCTTGAAAAAAATTGGTGTATCTGCAATGCGTCCTGAAGGAGAGTCGTTTGATCCTAATTATCATGAAGCCATGTTAAGAGAACCGACTGACGAACATGAAGAAGGGATTGTCATGGAACAATTAGTCAGAGGCTATATGTTAAATGATTTAGTACTACGTCATGCCATGGTAAAAGTAGCTGCACCTCCAGAAAATAATTCTGAAGAAGCAGAAACAACCAATGATGTGTCAGAAAGTAACTAA
- a CDS encoding EAL domain-containing protein codes for MNVSLILEKDTYKHYLLELQQKEAQRIIKQKYYYILLKIKDLILNYHNLSDIYEQTMNIINDNLNIQFSYLLEFSSVENKFILRHGKGWNNEDINNYQITDLKNELVNIYPPDEKLIVEQKEDLKNKQSDIFIDKKDFLNSGIIFNITNPITNKIQAIIGLYSQENNNFNEPERYFITEIKTTIEKALEHIFKLETLYYKNTLKENNLEQELIIKTKELESIKNQLYLINQLNNISYENVDDRLNFYLKKVSKTLDIDIIIVSECFINRYSIIGAFNSLLENNIFDKENSFINTLSHEVLKEGKTIYYEQVSDNSLLLKQLISKELNINFYLGTPIFINQNNYGVLHLFNLKNSQYKLSYQDTLIESICQEIVRIILEQEKELEKQQINIALEESQERLKNMLFSLEDVIWSIHPQTLQLIYINQAAEVLFKSPLSYFFQKRAYWLELIHPQQKQQIKEIYSNLFNISLLGDNLQSHDIEYRILLPNKEEKYVRDRAYVVYDENNNVISIDGIITDITNRTKIQKALEKSEEEFRLIFELAPIGMMISDLQGKIIQVNQSFSELLKYPLSDIINQEEINLCHPDDREKCALFKQKIIAEYLDQDSQERRFLAYNGLVVYTIVNVTALRNNQGEIIQFIQQIIDISELKIMEEQIFYDAFHDKLTGLPNRFLLMDRLKQFLNRSKSSHSLCAILLIDVDDFKKINDSLGHKIGDELLTLITDQIVNCVEENDTVARISGDEFVVFLPDIKSEQESYNIATNILNSCKISTVLHGQNVFSSVSIGITLSSFGYHKAEEMIRDADLAMYQAKENGRNCYIVFTPTMHTDLVKRLTLESALRKALENQELELYYQPIINLKTGIIAGFEALIRWISPIHGFISPVEFIPIAEETGLIIALGKWILYTGATQIKEWQNKYPQLNLFTAVNVSSKQLLYSDFLKEIDEILATTKVNPHLLKIEITETILMNNYDHAKQILDQIQSRNLKISLDDFGTGYSSLSYLHRLPFNTLKIDRAFIQPLIHLNQKHPIVEAIVTLAHNLSLDVVAEGIETKVQEEILQKVNCNYGQGYLYSKPMNAQDATRFIDEQLQKYS; via the coding sequence ATGAATGTATCACTTATTCTCGAAAAAGACACTTATAAACATTATTTATTAGAACTACAACAAAAAGAAGCTCAAAGAATTATTAAACAAAAATATTACTATATACTATTAAAGATTAAAGATCTTATTTTAAACTATCATAATTTATCAGATATTTATGAGCAAACCATGAATATTATCAATGATAACTTAAATATACAATTTAGTTATTTATTAGAATTTTCTTCTGTAGAGAATAAGTTTATTTTAAGACATGGAAAAGGATGGAATAATGAGGATATAAATAATTATCAAATTACTGATTTAAAAAATGAATTAGTTAATATTTATCCTCCAGATGAAAAATTAATCGTTGAACAAAAAGAAGATTTAAAAAATAAACAAAGTGATATATTTATTGATAAAAAAGATTTTTTAAATTCAGGAATTATTTTTAATATTACTAACCCTATTACTAATAAAATACAGGCAATTATTGGTTTATATAGTCAAGAAAATAATAATTTTAATGAACCAGAAAGATATTTTATAACGGAAATTAAAACAACTATAGAAAAAGCACTAGAACATATTTTCAAACTAGAAACCTTATATTATAAAAATACTCTTAAAGAAAATAATCTTGAACAAGAATTAATTATAAAAACGAAAGAATTGGAATCTATTAAAAATCAATTATATTTAATTAATCAACTCAATAATATTAGTTATGAAAATGTAGATGATCGTCTAAACTTTTATTTGAAAAAAGTTAGTAAAACTTTAGATATAGATATAATAATTGTTTCAGAATGTTTTATCAATAGATATAGTATTATTGGTGCATTTAATTCCCTCCTAGAAAACAATATTTTCGATAAAGAAAATTCTTTTATTAATACTTTATCTCATGAAGTTTTAAAAGAAGGAAAAACTATTTATTACGAGCAAGTTTCTGATAATAGTTTATTGTTAAAACAGTTAATATCTAAAGAATTAAATATTAATTTTTATTTAGGTACACCGATTTTTATTAATCAAAATAATTATGGGGTTCTTCATTTATTTAACTTAAAGAATAGCCAATATAAATTAAGTTACCAAGATACTTTAATTGAATCTATTTGTCAAGAAATAGTTAGAATAATATTAGAGCAAGAAAAAGAATTAGAAAAACAACAAATAAATATTGCTTTAGAAGAAAGTCAGGAAAGACTTAAAAATATGCTTTTTTCTTTAGAAGACGTCATTTGGTCAATTCATCCTCAAACTTTACAATTAATCTATATAAATCAGGCCGCTGAAGTTTTATTTAAGTCTCCATTATCATATTTTTTTCAAAAAAGAGCTTATTGGTTAGAATTAATTCATCCTCAACAAAAACAACAAATAAAAGAAATTTATTCCAATTTATTTAATATTTCATTATTAGGAGATAATCTTCAATCTCATGATATAGAATATAGAATTTTATTACCTAATAAAGAAGAAAAATATGTTAGAGATCGAGCTTATGTTGTTTATGATGAAAATAATAATGTTATTAGTATTGATGGAATTATCACTGATATTACTAATAGAACAAAAATTCAAAAAGCATTAGAAAAAAGTGAAGAAGAATTTAGATTAATATTTGAACTTGCACCGATTGGGATGATGATTAGTGATTTACAAGGAAAAATAATTCAAGTCAACCAATCTTTTTCTGAGCTTTTAAAATATCCTCTTTCAGATATTATTAATCAAGAAGAAATCAATTTATGTCATCCTGATGATCGAGAAAAATGTGCATTATTTAAACAGAAAATTATTGCAGAATATTTAGATCAAGACAGTCAAGAAAGAAGATTTTTAGCCTATAATGGTTTAGTAGTTTATACTATTGTTAATGTCACTGCGTTAAGAAATAATCAAGGAGAAATTATCCAATTTATTCAACAAATTATAGATATTTCTGAGTTAAAAATTATGGAAGAGCAAATATTTTATGATGCATTTCATGACAAATTAACAGGATTACCTAACCGCTTTCTTTTAATGGATAGATTAAAACAATTTCTTAATAGATCTAAAAGTTCTCATAGTTTATGTGCAATTTTATTAATTGATGTAGATGATTTTAAAAAAATTAATGATAGTTTAGGTCATAAAATAGGAGATGAATTATTAACTTTAATCACAGATCAAATCGTAAATTGTGTTGAAGAAAATGATACTGTTGCCCGTATTAGTGGTGATGAATTTGTAGTATTTTTACCTGATATAAAATCAGAACAAGAAAGCTATAATATTGCAACAAACATTCTGAATAGCTGTAAGATTAGTACTGTATTACATGGACAAAATGTTTTTTCTTCTGTAAGTATTGGCATCACATTAAGTTCTTTTGGTTATCATAAAGCAGAGGAAATGATTAGAGATGCCGATTTAGCGATGTATCAAGCAAAAGAAAATGGGCGTAATTGTTATATCGTTTTCACTCCTACCATGCACACAGATTTAGTAAAAAGATTAACTTTAGAATCAGCATTAAGAAAAGCATTAGAAAATCAAGAATTAGAACTTTATTATCAACCAATTATTAACTTAAAAACAGGAATTATTGCGGGATTTGAAGCCCTAATTCGTTGGATAAGCCCTATTCATGGATTTATTTCCCCTGTAGAATTTATACCCATTGCTGAAGAAACAGGATTAATTATTGCTCTGGGAAAATGGATTTTATACACGGGGGCAACACAAATTAAAGAATGGCAAAATAAATATCCTCAATTAAATTTATTTACGGCGGTAAATGTCTCTAGTAAACAATTACTTTACTCTGATTTTTTGAAAGAAATTGATGAAATTTTGGCGACAACGAAAGTAAATCCTCATCTTTTAAAAATAGAAATTACGGAAACAATTTTAATGAATAATTATGATCATGCTAAACAAATTTTAGATCAAATTCAATCTCGTAATTTAAAAATTTCTCTTGATGATTTTGGTACAGGATATTCTTCCCTGAGTTATCTTCATCGTTTGCCTTTTAATACCCTAAAAATTGATCGAGCATTTATTCAACCCTTAATTCATCTTAATCAAAAACATCCTATTGTCGAAGCCATTGTCACTTTAGCTCATAACTTATCTTTAGATGTGGTTGCTGAAGGTATAGAGACTAAAGTTCAAGAGGAAATATTACAAAAAGTAAACTGTAACTACGGACAGGGATATTTATACTCTAAACCCATGAATGCCCAAGATGCCACAAGATTTATTGATGAACAGTTACAAAAATATAGTTGA